Below is a genomic region from Citrobacter tructae.
GGGTCAGGCGTTCTTCTTTAAAGGGACCCGGCATTTCAGACTGGTAGAGCTTCATGCCGCCGATACCCAGCAACGGCAGGACGGCAACGGCGAGGACAATGACGCCCAGGCCACCGATGAAATTGAGCTGAGCCCGATAATACAGATATGACCTGGGCATTGCGCCGACATCGTGAATGACCGTCGCCCCGGTGGTGGTAATACCGGAGACGCCTTCAAACAGGGCATCAGCAAAAGAGAGATTTAACCCGTCTTCCATCCACAGCGGCATGGCGCTGATAAATGAAAAGAGCAGCCAGAACAGAACGATAATGACGAAACCATCCCGGGTTCGCAGCTGAATACCCGCGTGTTTTGTTGCCAGCCAGGCGCCGCCGCCAAGGGTAAAAAAAACGGTAAACGTGCTCAAAAAAGCGAAAAAGCTCCGCTCTTTGTTCAACAAGGCAATGACCATCGGTGGCAGCATAGAGAAGCTGTACAGGAGAACCAGAAATCCACACAGATGAACGACAACTCGTAGTTGGGAAATATTAAGTGATTCGTTGTGTTGCAATGGAAAATCCCCCGCCAAAAGACTTGGTCCTGTTGGCAAGACATGATGTCAATTATGATAGAAAAAAGCTGGCGTAGTAAAATTTAACAATTTATTTAACTTTCTACTCGTCTGGCTCAGACTCCGCTTCATTTCTGGCGGATATAAAGCGTATAATCCCCGGCCTTTGATTATTTTTTTACCATTTTTGGAAGCATTATGAGCGCAATATCCCTGATCCAACCGGACAGAGACCTTTTCTCCTGGCCGCAGTACTGGGCCGCCTGTTTTGGCCCCGCGCCGTTTCTGCCGATGTCGCGAGAAGAGATGGACCAACTTGGCTGGGATAGCTGCGACATTATTCTGGTTACCGGTGATGCCTATGTCGATCACCCTAGCTTCGGCATGGCTATTTGTGGCCGTATGCTGGAATCCCAGGGATTCCGCGTCGGGATTATCGCTCAGCCGGACTGGAACAGTAAAGACGACTTTATGCGCCTGGGTAAACCGAACCTGTTCTTCGGTGTGACCGCCGGTAACATGGACTCGATGATCAACCGCTATACAGCCGATCGCCGATTGCGCCATGACGATGCCTACACGCCAGACAACGTCGCCGGTAAACGCCCGGACCGCGCCACGCTGGTTTATACCCAGCGCTGTCGTGAAGCATGGAAAGATGTGCCGGTCATCCTTGGCGGCATTGAAGCCAGCCTGCGCCGTACCGCGCATTACGATTACTGGTCTGATACCGTGCGTCGCTCGGTGCTAGTGGATTCCAAAGCGGATATGCTGATGTTCGGCAACGGTGAACGTCCGCTGGTTGAAGTCGCACACCGCCTGGCGATGGGCGAAACCATCGACCAGATCCGCGACGTGCGTAACACCGCGATAATGGTTAAAGAAGCGCTGCCTGGCTGGAGTGGTGTGGATTCCACACGTCTGGATACGCCGGGGAAAATTGACCCTATCCCGCATCCGTATGGTGAAGATTTACCGTGTGCGGATAACAAGCCTGTTGCCCCTAAAAAGCAGGAAGCAAAGGCAGTGACCGTTCAGCCAGCGCGGCCAAAGCCGTGGGAAAAAACCTACGTGCTGTTGCCGTCGTTCGAGAAAGTGAAGGGCGATAAAGTGCTGTACGCCCATGCGTCACGCATTCTGCACCATGAAACCAACCCTGGCTGTGCGCGTGCCCTGATGCAAAAACACGGCGACCGCTACATCTGGGTTAACCCGCCGGCGATCCCGTTGTCGACTGAAGAGATGGATAGCGTCTTCGCGCTGCCGTACAAGCGAGTCCCGCATCCGGCGTATGGCAACAGCCGTATTCCCGCCTACGAGATGATCCGTTTTTCAATCAACATTATGCGCGGCTGCTTTGGTGGCTGTTCTTTCTGTTCGATCACCGAGCACGAAGGGCGCATCATCCAGAGCCGTTCGGAAGATTCGATCATCAACGAGATCGAAGCGATTCGTGACACTGTTCCGGGCTTTACCGGCGTGATTTCCGACCTGGGTGGGCCAACGGCCAACATGTACATGCTGCGCTGTAAGTCGCCGCGTGCGGAACAAACCTGCCGTCGTCTGTCATGCGTGTATCCGGACATCTGCCCACATATGGATACCAACCACGAACCGACGATCAATCTCTATCGCCGCGCGCGTGATTTAAAAGGTGTTAAAAAGATCCTTATCGCTTCTGGTGTGCGTTATGACATCGCCGTTGAGGATCCGCGCTACATCAAAGAGCTGGCGACCCACCACGTCGGCGGCT
It encodes:
- a CDS encoding YgiQ family radical SAM protein encodes the protein MSAISLIQPDRDLFSWPQYWAACFGPAPFLPMSREEMDQLGWDSCDIILVTGDAYVDHPSFGMAICGRMLESQGFRVGIIAQPDWNSKDDFMRLGKPNLFFGVTAGNMDSMINRYTADRRLRHDDAYTPDNVAGKRPDRATLVYTQRCREAWKDVPVILGGIEASLRRTAHYDYWSDTVRRSVLVDSKADMLMFGNGERPLVEVAHRLAMGETIDQIRDVRNTAIMVKEALPGWSGVDSTRLDTPGKIDPIPHPYGEDLPCADNKPVAPKKQEAKAVTVQPARPKPWEKTYVLLPSFEKVKGDKVLYAHASRILHHETNPGCARALMQKHGDRYIWVNPPAIPLSTEEMDSVFALPYKRVPHPAYGNSRIPAYEMIRFSINIMRGCFGGCSFCSITEHEGRIIQSRSEDSIINEIEAIRDTVPGFTGVISDLGGPTANMYMLRCKSPRAEQTCRRLSCVYPDICPHMDTNHEPTINLYRRARDLKGVKKILIASGVRYDIAVEDPRYIKELATHHVGGYLKIAPEHTEEGPLSKMMKPGMGSYDRFKELFDTYSKQAGKEQYLIPYFISAHPGTRDEDMVNLALWLKQRRFRLDQVQNFYPSPLANSTTMYYTGKNPLGKIGYKSEDVVVPKGDKQRRLHKALLRYHDPANWPLIRQALEDMGKKHLIGGRRECLVPAPTLEEMREARRQNRHTRPALTKHTPVAHQRQTPAANKKRGKVAGR